A portion of the Choristoneura fumiferana chromosome 20, NRCan_CFum_1, whole genome shotgun sequence genome contains these proteins:
- the LOC141439226 gene encoding uncharacterized protein: protein MVVLESCWSPCIWSSNVKSGSRAVAAYTAAMSVVIITFISYQLAGGDSSQLWNPLFETDVRGSMKVFGGIFIFIFILLIISSVCMVIGINIWMRGLILPWLGLMGLIILFQLIFGLWLIGGYYIYLDATFAALVDFLFMAYNMYCWLCVLSQYQIILEMQSPNIEMLIEE, encoded by the exons ATGGTGGTTCTAGAATCATGTTGGTCGCCCTGCATTTGGTCTTCGAATGTGAAAAGTGGGAGCCGGGCGGTGGCTGCGTATACAGCGGCTATGAGCGTAGTGATTATTACATTCATCAGTTACCAATTAGCTGGTGGAGATTCCTCTCAGTTGTGGAATCCTTTATTTGAAACCGATGTTAGAGGAT CTATGAAGGTGTTTGGTGGAatttttatattcatatttattcttCTGATTATATCATCCGTATGCATG GTGATCGGCATCAACATATGGATGCGAGGGCTGATCCTGCCGTGGCTGGGTCTCATGGGGCTCATCATCCTGTTCCAGCTGATCTTCGGACTGTGGCTCATCGGGGGCTactatatttat cTTGATGCGACATTCGCGGCGCTAGTCGATTTTCTTTTCATGGCGTATAAc atgTACTGCTGGCTGTGCGTCCTGTCCCAGTACCAAATAATACTAGAAATGCAATCTCCAAACATAGAAATGTTAAttgaagaataa